The Bacillota bacterium genomic interval ACAGCTCTGAACTGCAGCCGCAACCTTCGCTTTCCGACTCCTCTTTTGATTCTACACTATCTTCTTCTATACTGCCGCACGGACCGTTTTTAGACTCTACACTTTTCTCATCCACTGACGAAGAATTGGAAGAAGAGCTGGATGAACCGGGAATGCTTGAGTTAAACATAATTATCACCTCCGGAAATATTATTTCCAATAAAGGCGATATTCATAACCATTCTTTAAATTCCTCTGCCGGCACGCATTCCGGAAAGCGTAGGAGGATTATTAAAACCTTTACTTTGGATCAGAACCTTAAAGGTTTGTCCCATACCCTCGGGCATGATCAGCTGTTTTACGGCCATGGTCTTTTTCATTATAGCCGGGTCATAGCTGTATTCCTGTTTTGGCTTAAGCTCGTTCAAAATACCAAGGTTGATTAAAAATTGTGACTGGTTGATTGTCCCCAGGTTACAAAGACCGGCATCAATTCCCCATTTTTGCAGGGCGGTAAAGTTTACACTGGCTGTAATGTCCTGCTGCCCGATGTTTTTTAGCGGGGAAGTTTTCAATTGGTGCCGGTGGAAACAACGAAGTGTGCCGTCAAACCTTGCCTGAGAGTATAATTCATCTGCTAATGCGCCGTAATCTATGGTTATTATGAACCCCTTATTGATATGGTTTACAACGCTCATCAACCAGTTGTAAGCGTTAAGGTTTACCTCGGCCGTCTGTCCTTCAGCCAGTGTTATACCCTGCCGGGCGAAATAATGATCCAAATCATGGGTTGATGGTTCTCCTGTTACCAGTTTCAGTTGATCATCTTTGATCATAACGTAAAGTTCCTTAAGACCATCTCGGGTCTGCCTTACGATATGCACAGGGAATGCATCGACAAGCTCGTTGGAAAAAATACAGCCATGAAAGGGTTTAGGACTTACCTCATCGAGGTGTTTAATCCAGCCCATATTGGCATTGTGCAGCTCTGGATTATTCCAAAGATCCCTTTGGCGCTGGACAAGGGAGGGGCTGGTTTCCATAGCTCTGTAGCGGAGGGATGTAAACAGGTCAGGAAATTCTTTTTTCAGGGCCATTAAAATATCCCTGGCCAGGAGGCCTTCTCCGGGCCCGTATTCTATTAATTCCCATTTGTTAGGCTTTCCTGCTTCTGTCCACATTTCGTTAAGCTGCCGGGCCAGCATCAGCCCAAAAATGGGGCTCACATGAGAGCTGGTATAGAAATCACCATGACGTCCCAATACGGCGTTGTTTGTATAATATCCCCATTTATCATGATATAGGGCAATTTCCATAAAGCTGGCAAAGGTCATCGGACCGGTGGTGTTGATTTTCTCTTTAATATAATTTAATAGACTGGCATTACCCATGGGTGATTCCCCCTATTCCATCGCTTTACCTGCTACCCTCATATCTCCCACCCTACGAGTTATTTTCTTTTTATCGAAATACTCAAGTAGTGGTAGTGTATATTTTCTGCTTGTCTGCAATGCGTCCCTGGCTCCGCCGATAGAAATTTCACCGTGCTGCTGCAGGTATTCTCTTATTGTTGAGTGTGCTTTATCTAATGCATGCCGGTGAAAAAATATGTTGTCAGCTATTTTAACCAATGTTCCTATCTTCAACAGATATTGCAAGATTTCGTTGGCCTGGTTTTCATCGGTCTTTAAACGGGCGCAGATGTCAGGCCAGTTTGGGGGTTGAAACCCTGCATGCTCAAATGTCCTAACAAATTCATCAATTATTTTTCTCTGGTTGTCGTTAGGCTGTGGGTTAAAATGGGGCATGGAGATTACTTGTGCGTAAATTTTAATATAGCCGTCGTTTTCCATAGCCAACATAAGTTGTTGAAATTGTTTTGAGGAGAGCTTGGGAAATTTTCGTGAGCGCAGCTCTTCCTTGGGAAAACCCTCCCTTAAAGGGTACTGCCGCTGGTATGCTTCAACCAACCTTATTATTTCTTCGGTCCAATGGTGATAATTATCAGTTGCTGCATAAAGGGTAGGATTACCCTGGATACTTTTTACTTTATTATTAGTTATTAAGCCCGCTAATACTTCTTCTCTTTGGTGTGTGTTCATGTCCAACAACGGCTCTATTTCTTCACCGGCAAGTATGGTTTTATGTATAGTGAGAAATTGCTCGGTCAGCTCAGATGGTGTCCCTTTTTCTCGCATTTTGAGGCTTTCGATAACATCCGGCTTAAATCGTTTATGTTTTCGGGCACACGGATCTATTATTTTCCCGCCGCCGATAGTTAACATGGGTGAGTAAGAGCGGATAACAAACCGGTCATTTTTGGCGCAGACTGCTAGTTTTTCAAGCATAAGTTGTGCGTAACAGTCCTCGCCCGGCTGTAACTCATCCCGATCCAATAATATTATTCTAGACAGTATTTCTTCTGTTCCCAGGTAAACTCGTACCCTGGTACGAGTTTTAAGGGGCCGGGGGGAACTCTTCAGTAGGTGCAGTTTTACATCGATTCTATTCCATGGTTTAAGCGAGCCGGGGCCTGCTATAACATTACCGCGCCTCACTTCACCTGTTTCTATACCGGTGATATTTACTGCCACCCTTTGTCCTGCACCTGCGCGGTCTTGCTTGTCCCCGTGTACCTGGATAGATCGTACTCTGGATGTAATGCTCTGAGGGTAAATTTCGACGTTTTGTCCCACATCCAGATAACCTGAAATTAGTGTCCCTGTCACCACCGTGCCAAAGCCGGTGACAGAGAACACCCTATCCACGGGCAATCTCGGAAAGCCGGACTCTTCTCTTATGGGGACTGTCTCTGCTATTTGCGTCAGCGTTTCTTTTAGCTCATCCATTCCTTGACCGGCAACGGCCGAAACTTTTACGACAGGTGCATCGGCCAGCACTGTTTGAGAAACAAAATCACGAACATCCTCTTCCACCAATTCCAACAACTCTTCATCTACCGTGTCAATTTTAGTAATAACTACCAAGCCTTTATTTATTTGTAGCAGTTGAATAATATCAAGATGTTCACGGGTTTGCGGCATTACACCTTCATCCGCTGCAATTACCAGCATTACCATGTCAATACCGCCTACCCCGGCCAACATATTTTTAATAAACCGTTCGTGACCGGGCACATCAATAATGCTTGCCATTTGGCCGCTATTTAGTGTAATAGATGTGAAACCAAGTTCTATGGAAATGCCTCTGTCCTGTTCCTCCTTTAGCCTATCCGTATTGGTTCCAGTTAATTTCTCCACTAGAACTGTTTTTCCGTGATCCACATGCCCTGCTGTTCCAATTATAAAATGTTTCATTCTAACCCCTTCTTCCGTTATCTTATTATGCACAGCTGCTATCCTTGGAAGGGAGATGTATTATATTTTCATAAGGCAATTTCTAACAGCATTAAACAATTGATCCATATCCTTTTCTTGTACTGTACGCATATCTAGAACAAGGCTTTCGCTTTGAATGCGCCCTATTACGGCCGGATGGTGATTTCGCAAACAGGAAGCTAAATTATTAATTTTGGTTTGCTGAAGTAGTATTTCCACACCGGTGGAAGGAAGGTCTGCGGTTGGCATAGCGCCTCCACCCACTCTGGAGATCGTTTCCACCAGTTTAAAATCTACATCTGCCAGGTTAAGTTGTTGCAATTTTTTTAGCAAACATTTTGCACGAGGGAGCAGCTCTGCAGGGCCATCAGCCAACATACGTAATGTGGGAATGTTTGCTATTGCTTTTTCCGAGTCACGATATTCACGTAACGTTGCTTCCAATGCTGCAACCGTAAACTTGTCTATGCGAATAGCTCTCGTCAGCGGATTCTTTTTCATTTTATTAATAATTTCTTTTTTGCCTATTAAGATGCCGGCCTGTGGTCCACCCAGAAGTTTATCCCCGGAAAAAGTTACCAGGTCGGCGCCGGCAGCAACGGTTTCCTGTACCGTAGGTTCATACGGGAGACCGAAACGGGAGAGATCTATCAATGACCCACTGCCCAGGTCTGACATTACAGGTACCCCCAGTTCCCTGCCCACTGCTACTAATTCTCTAACTGTAGTTTCCCTGGTGAAGCCTACAATTCGGTAGTTGCTGGTGTGCACGTTTAACAAAAGACCTGTATTATCGTTTGTGGCTTGCTGGTAATCCGCGGGGTATGTTTTATTGGTGCTGCCTACCTCAACCAGCTGAGCCCCACTTTGAGCCATTACGTCAGGAATTCTAAAAGATCCGCCAATTTCAACCAGTTGGCCGCGTGAAACGATAACTTCTTTGCCGCGTGCTAAAGTGCGCAGTGCAAGCAAAACCGCGGAGGCATTGTTATTCACCACCAATGCTGCCTCAGCACCGGTAAGTTCCACCAGTAAATCTTCGAGGGGTGCGTAGCGAGATCCACGTTTGCCGGTGCTAAGGTCTAATTCCAAGTTGCTGTAACCTGAGGCCGCCATTTCTACGGCCTGCAAAGCACTTTTACTGAGCAGAGCCCTGGCCAGGTTGGTGTGAATGACTACACCTGTGGCGTTGATAACCTGGCGTAAGCTGGGGGTGTTATGTTTGTGTACAAGTTTGATAATCTCGGATATAATTCCTGCCTTAAGGTCCTCTTCATTATCCGGTTTTAGGGCTCCGGCTAAAATATGGCCGCGTTTTTCATCCAGAACATGCCTTGTTGCCCTTACAACTAAATGGCGTGGATTTTGATTTAAGGTTTCAAGGAGCTTTTGATTTCGAATAATTTCGTCAACTGACGGCAAAAGCCGGATGTGATGCGTTGGCTTAGAGCTTTTCATGATATCCTCCATACGATGCAAAGCAAGATGCAAAGCAAAATAATTATTTTTCCAAATATTATATGTTAGGATTAGAGTGAAAGCAAGGATGTCAGATAAATAGCCGGTGAGCTTGCAGCTCAACCGGCTTATCTTATACTTTAGGTACTGAAAAGCGCGCGCTAAGGGAACTGATTTAGCGCGCTTTTCTTGCTACTTGGTCAAGTACCTTTAGGGCTATTTTTCGATATCTTTTTTGCTATTGAAAATCCTCTTTCGCAAAATCCATAAAATGAGAGCAATTAATGCCAGCGGTAACAGCAAAGGTATGATCCCGATACAGTAAATCAAAAAATTTCCGGTTCCGTTTAATAATGTGTTTGTATTGTTGACGAGGGCAACCCCGGCTCGTTGGAAAAAGCTATTAAAGCCAGGGGTGGACAAAGTGCTGCTTGCGGTCACAGATTCTTGCAGCGTTAATTTAATAGTTGAAAAGGCCAGGCGATCCTGTAAATATTTTAGCCTGCCGCTCAGAGAGTCAATTTCTCCCCGCACTCTTTCAATTTCCTTTTCCACCTTCAATATTTCTTCTACCGTTTCTGCCTTGGTTAGGATTTCTTGCAGTCTTTTTTCCTGCGCTTTCAGGTTCGTGATACGCGCCTCAAGGTCAATATATTCCTCGGTCACATCTTCTGTATAGATTCTTTTATTTTGTACTTTTCCGGTGTTTGACAGCCATTGCAACATTTGCGTGAAATTTTCAGTTGGAATTCTTATCGTTATACGTCCATTTCTACGGTCATCTCCATTGTTATTTAAAGAGCTTTCACTGGTATAACCATCCAGCTGGCTAACTTTTTCTTCTACATCATTTAATGTATCTATTATGTCAGGGACGTATATGCTCAGCTCGCCGTTTTTTATGATTTTCCTGTCTGTGTTAGGCAGTGATGCCTCCGCACTATTTCCTATTTCATTTTGTTCGACGGAATCCTCTTTTGCCCCTTGATCTGCGGACATTTTTTGGTTTGAGCCGCAAGATGCCGTGCTCATGATAAAAATTAATAAAAGGATAACCAAAAGAAACTTATTATTTATCCTGGTCAAAATAAGCACTCCCTATATCATTTGTATTTATAGACTCTACCGGTTAAGCGTTTGTTCCCATATTCATTGTGAATAAATGATTAGGAGTCTGGGTACTGATATTTATGAGCGAATTTTTGGGGAGGTAGATTATAGTTGGTAAATACAAGTGACCGCGCTGAACTGCAAAACTGTATTCGCAATGCCCAAGACTGCATGATGAAGATGGGACAAATGATTGACCATTCACAAAGTACACTAAAGGATGACTTGCTGCGTATCTGTAGTGAAACCGGTATTCTTTTGGAGGAAGCTCAACAGCGTAGTGAAAAGTTATTGTAGAGAATACATGAAGAAGGTAGGAAAGCGCGCTAAGGGAAGTGATTTAGCGCGCTTTTTTAGCTGAACAACTTTAAGATACTGTAATCAGTGGACCGTTGTGCCGGTTGAAAGCCTGCGTTCTTTATACATCTTAGTATTTCTTTCATGGGCACTCTGTTGTTAACTCCGGCGGCACGGACTACATTTTCCTCCAACATGGTGCTGCCAAAGTCGTTAGCCCCAAAAGACAAGGCAACCTGAGCTATTTTTGCCCCCTGAGTTACCCAAGATGTCTGTATGTTGGGCACATTATCAACCAATAGTCTGGAAACGGCCAGAGTCTTCAAGTATTCCACCGCTGTTGCGGTATTACCACGCAAATTGG includes:
- a CDS encoding SAM-dependent methyltransferase, with the translated sequence MGNASLLNYIKEKINTTGPMTFASFMEIALYHDKWGYYTNNAVLGRHGDFYTSSHVSPIFGLMLARQLNEMWTEAGKPNKWELIEYGPGEGLLARDILMALKKEFPDLFTSLRYRAMETSPSLVQRQRDLWNNPELHNANMGWIKHLDEVSPKPFHGCIFSNELVDAFPVHIVRQTRDGLKELYVMIKDDQLKLVTGEPSTHDLDHYFARQGITLAEGQTAEVNLNAYNWLMSVVNHINKGFIITIDYGALADELYSQARFDGTLRCFHRHQLKTSPLKNIGQQDITASVNFTALQKWGIDAGLCNLGTINQSQFLINLGILNELKPKQEYSYDPAIMKKTMAVKQLIMPEGMGQTFKVLIQSKGFNNPPTLSGMRAGRGI
- the selB gene encoding selenocysteine-specific translation elongation factor, whose protein sequence is MKHFIIGTAGHVDHGKTVLVEKLTGTNTDRLKEEQDRGISIELGFTSITLNSGQMASIIDVPGHERFIKNMLAGVGGIDMVMLVIAADEGVMPQTREHLDIIQLLQINKGLVVITKIDTVDEELLELVEEDVRDFVSQTVLADAPVVKVSAVAGQGMDELKETLTQIAETVPIREESGFPRLPVDRVFSVTGFGTVVTGTLISGYLDVGQNVEIYPQSITSRVRSIQVHGDKQDRAGAGQRVAVNITGIETGEVRRGNVIAGPGSLKPWNRIDVKLHLLKSSPRPLKTRTRVRVYLGTEEILSRIILLDRDELQPGEDCYAQLMLEKLAVCAKNDRFVIRSYSPMLTIGGGKIIDPCARKHKRFKPDVIESLKMREKGTPSELTEQFLTIHKTILAGEEIEPLLDMNTHQREEVLAGLITNNKVKSIQGNPTLYAATDNYHHWTEEIIRLVEAYQRQYPLREGFPKEELRSRKFPKLSSKQFQQLMLAMENDGYIKIYAQVISMPHFNPQPNDNQRKIIDEFVRTFEHAGFQPPNWPDICARLKTDENQANEILQYLLKIGTLVKIADNIFFHRHALDKAHSTIREYLQQHGEISIGGARDALQTSRKYTLPLLEYFDKKKITRRVGDMRVAGKAME
- a CDS encoding L-seryl-tRNA(Sec) selenium transferase, yielding MKSSKPTHHIRLLPSVDEIIRNQKLLETLNQNPRHLVVRATRHVLDEKRGHILAGALKPDNEEDLKAGIISEIIKLVHKHNTPSLRQVINATGVVIHTNLARALLSKSALQAVEMAASGYSNLELDLSTGKRGSRYAPLEDLLVELTGAEAALVVNNNASAVLLALRTLARGKEVIVSRGQLVEIGGSFRIPDVMAQSGAQLVEVGSTNKTYPADYQQATNDNTGLLLNVHTSNYRIVGFTRETTVRELVAVGRELGVPVMSDLGSGSLIDLSRFGLPYEPTVQETVAAGADLVTFSGDKLLGGPQAGILIGKKEIINKMKKNPLTRAIRIDKFTVAALEATLREYRDSEKAIANIPTLRMLADGPAELLPRAKCLLKKLQQLNLADVDFKLVETISRVGGGAMPTADLPSTGVEILLQQTKINNLASCLRNHHPAVIGRIQSESLVLDMRTVQEKDMDQLFNAVRNCLMKI
- a CDS encoding DUF4349 domain-containing protein codes for the protein MTRINNKFLLVILLLIFIMSTASCGSNQKMSADQGAKEDSVEQNEIGNSAEASLPNTDRKIIKNGELSIYVPDIIDTLNDVEEKVSQLDGYTSESSLNNNGDDRRNGRITIRIPTENFTQMLQWLSNTGKVQNKRIYTEDVTEEYIDLEARITNLKAQEKRLQEILTKAETVEEILKVEKEIERVRGEIDSLSGRLKYLQDRLAFSTIKLTLQESVTASSTLSTPGFNSFFQRAGVALVNNTNTLLNGTGNFLIYCIGIIPLLLPLALIALILWILRKRIFNSKKDIEK